The following is a genomic window from Sutcliffiella horikoshii.
CGCGGCAATCCCGGCAACTTGAGGAGATGCCATGGATGTGCCTGATAATCGTTGGTAAGCAAATGAATAATCAGTAGAATCTTCTTTATTATGCATATATGCTGGGACGGTGGATAAAATATTTACGCCCGGTGCTGTTACATCTGGCTTGATATCATATAATGTGCCTGATGGACCCTTTGAACTGAAAGAAGCAAGCTCGTCTCCACTAATTTCCGCTTCACCGATTTCCCCAATTGTGATAGTTGGTGTACCCTCTTTAAATAATTCTTTTACTGCTAAACCATCTTGATTTGATAGAGAAAAAGTAGGGATATTTTCGTTGTTTTCTCCTAGATAGTGTGGAATATGGCCGTCGTCTGAAATATTATTATAAATCACAACACCAACAGCGCCATTTTGTTTAGCATAATTCATTTTTTCAATAAGGGCATAGGTGCCTCTGGCTACGAATGCAACCTTTCCATTTACATCTTTCCCGTTGTAATCAGCAGGTCCTCCTTCTCCAACTTCGACCATTTCGTAATTTTGTCCCTCGAGCTTCCTAAAATCATCCGTCCATTTGTTGGTCATTAATTGCAAGGTACCGTTCGACTCCTTTCCATCTGCAGAAAACATACCGTTATAAGTTGTGACGAAAGAGGGGGCAGAACTGGCTCCTACCGTCAAAGCAAGTGCAGCAGCTCCAGGGGAACCTAATGTACTATTCCCTAAATCTCCTGAGTTTCCAGCAGCAACGACTGCCGTCACCCCACTTAAGACGGCATTATTGACCGTTAAGCTAGCAGCATCTAGTGGATTGTTCGTTTGTGCTCCCAGTGATAGATTAATGACATCCATATCGTCTGCAACTGCACGATCTATGCCGGCAATAATCGCGCTATTCGATCCGCTTCCATAAGGGCCCAATACACGATAAGCATACAAATCGGCTTCCGGAGCAACACCTATGACCTTATAATCCGAATCATTCTCAGCTTGTCCAATAATTGTCCCTGATACATGTGTTCCATGATTTGTATAGTAGGTGTTACCTTGGTTCACTTCAGGATACCCAGGAGCTGCTTTCCAATCCTCATAAGTGGCTTCCATCGGATCATCATCATTGTCTACAAAGTCATATCCTCCTTTGTAAGCATCTTTTATATCTGGATGATTATAATCAACCCCTGTGTCTATAACGCCAACCTTTACTCCTTTACCTGTAAACCCTTCTTTATGTAACTGATCAATATTCATAAATAGGATACTGTCCACTTTGGTTGTTGCCTCTTCTTCCTCTGTTAATTTTGGTGGAGGAGTAAGCTGGACTTCCAATTCGCTGTACACTGCTTTAACCACATCAGAGTCTAATAGATTTTCAACCTTGTTGGCCGGCAAGGACAGGGTAATGCCATTAAAAGCATTTTTATAAGAGTGCTTTACTTTGTAGTTCGCTTTCCCGGATTTCGCCTTTGGCACAAGCTTGTCATCTAATTCTTTTTTGAATTTTTTATGTGAGTCTTCCACCATTTTTTTCGCCTTTTCAAGAGGAACCTCTTCCCCTTTTAGTGACTTGTAGACTGTCTCTGCCTTCGCAGGTAATTGCTCGAATTCAACAATGACGGTCACATTCTCCTCACTCTTTAAATCAATGTCCCTTGATAATTGAAGGCCTCTAATCGAGCGGTTTGTCTCTAATTTATCGAGTGCTTCCCGTTGTTCTTTTGTAAGACTCGCAAGAATACTCATGGCATTCTGCGTTGATTCTGCATGGACAACTGGTTCTGAACTGATTGGCAAAGCAGAGCCTAAAAGTATTCCAACACTTAGCACAATCTTCGGCAACTTACTACTTTTCATCCTTTTTACCCCCTGTGTCATTCTACTAATAATTTTAGTGTCGAATTGTTTTCATGTCATTGGGGGGAATTTAGTTAAATGAAGAAAGGAAAAGCAAAGAATATATTTATAGTAACTAAAACCTAAACATTGAATTATCAAACTTTTCACAGATTTTCATTTTTATTCGCATCCATAGTCCCAGTACTAAATACTCATAAAAATTGGGGGATTTTAAAATAGTTTCAAAGAGTTATATTTTACAAAATTTATAACTTGGGAAAACCAAACCATTCTAAAGACCTATACCGTTATATCGCCAGCTTAAAAATCCCTGAATATCACTATAAATATAACAATTTACCTAAGCCATAAGTTTCATTATTACTGAGTGTACTCTCCCATGTTCCCCCCATACATTCTTCAAATAGTATGTGAGATTATTTACTTTATTAGGAATATTTTGTTTTCTTAATAAACTAATTGCAGAAGGAGTGTATCACTTGGACAAAAGTAAGTTATTTAAAAGTGTCACTGTAGTCGGATTGTCATTAAGTTTGCTTTTCAGTACTATATCTTATTCTCCTGAAAAGGTATCTGGGGAAACATTAGGAAAAACAACCTCTTCTAGTATGGAAATACTAAACAATCTAACAGATGCACAAAGAAAAGCCATGAAGTATTTAGAATTAAACGATAAAACTGGGCTGCAATTGCCTCCTGCAGTTAACTTGGACACCGATGAAGAGATCTCTGTCATCTTAGAATTTCATCAAAAGCCAGTTAAGGTTGCACAACTAATAGCAAGTTTGAAGGGGGAAGAAGTATCGGAATCAAAAGCCAAAAGCAATATTAACCTCGAACAGAAAAAATTCAAAGAAGAGTTAAGTGGCATTTTTAAAGACAGTGGGAAAAGTGACTCTTATTCCATTAAATATCAATACTCAGAAATATTTAACGGAATGGCGATTACATTGCCGGCAAACAAGATCAAAACAGTCCTGCAAACCGGGACCGTAAAAACGATTTGGGGAAATGAAACAATCAACATTAATCCACCAGATTTAAGCGAAGTGGCTAATCTCGGAATAACTACTCAAATGGCAGACAGCAACCCTCACCTAGGAATTGACCGACTGCATGAAGAAGGCTTGACCGGAAAAGGGATAAAAATTGGTGTAATCGATACTGGAATAGATTATAATCATCCTGACTTAAGAGATGCCTACAAAGGTGGATATGACTTTGTAGATAACGATGAAGATCCAATGGAAACAACTTATGAAAACTGGAAATCCACTTACAAACCAGAATTTTCAGGGGGGAATTCTTATTATACCAATCATGGTACGCATGTCTCTGGAATTATTGCTGGACAAGGTTCCAATAACAGTGATTATGCAACGAATGGAGTGGCTCCAGATGCAGACATTTATGCATATAGAGTACTCGGTCCATATGGTAGCGGTGCAACCGAAAATGTGTTAAAAGGAATTGATCAAGCGGTCGAAGATGGGATGGACATCATAAACCTGTCTTTAGGTGCTTCCATTAATGATCCATATTTCCCGACTAGTGTCGCCGTTAACAATGCAGTCCTTAGTGGAGTAACAGCCGTTGTAGCTGCGGGAAATACAGGGGATGCATCTTATACTCTTGGCTCGCCAGCTTCTTCAGCACTAGCATTGACGGTTGGGGCAAGTGATACTCCCTTGGAAATCCTTACATACGAAGGGAAGTTATCCTCACAACCTATTAGTCTACAATTACTAGGAAAACATTATAGTGATAAAGCAGAAGACTTTAAAGGTCAGACACTACCAATCACAGATGTGGGGTTAGGACGATCAGAGGATTATTCAGGGAAAGATGTTAAGGATAAGATTGTTCTTGTTAGACGTGGAGAGATTTCGCTAAATGACAAAATTAAACATGCACAACTAAACGAGGCTAAAGCTATCTTTATGTACAACAATGAAGAGGACGGGCATATCCCTTACTTCCTGGGTGAAAATAAAGACTTCATTCCAACATTCAGTTTGACAAAAAAAGATGGAGAAATATTACTGGAAGAAATGGAACTTTCAGAGGAATTCATTTTCGGAGAACTTGGCACCGTTCAAACGGAGGGAGATCGTTTAGCTGACTTCAGTTCACGAGGACCTTCCAAATTTAATTATGATATTAAGCCTGAAGTGATAGCGCCTGGAGTCGGTATTCAATCCACAGTCCCATCGTACATGGTAAACCCTGAGAATGTGGATAATTATGAATATGCGTATCAACGATTATCAGGCACATCCATGGCCGCTCCTCAAGTAGCTGGTATTGCCGCTCTCTTATTAGAATCCAATCAGGAATTGCAACCAGAGGACATAAAAACAATTCTAATGAACACGGCAGATCCGTTAAATGGGGATTACAGCGTATTTGAAGTTGGGGCGGGACGAGTGGACCCGTATGAAGCAGTCCATTCTACCATGCTATTCCAGGTGATCGATGAAACAACTAACATATCTGATGGAGATAGTATGATCATTGATGAAAAGACAGGCTCCATCAGCTTTGGCCTACAATACAACGACGGAAAACACATTCGCGATCATCGCACAATGGAAGTGAGTAATCATGACAAAGATAAGAAATCGTTTGTGGGAAAAGTTGAATTTACAAATCAATCGCTTGATGCAAAAAAGAATGGTGTACAAGTTCAATTTGATAAGAAAATTTCCATTAATCCTGGAAAATCGAAAAAAACCAATGCGTTTGTCCTGATTCCCAAAACAGCAGAATCAGGGTTTTATGAAGGATATATCACTTATGAGAATATAAACGACTCAAATGAAACCTTTCAAGTCCCATTCTCTATCCGTGTTGCAGAAGAAGGGTTTGACTTCTTGGCAATTGACAAACAAGTCCTAACAACCAATCCAGGAGGCTCCTATTTCGGTTCATTTCCTGTTGCGACCTTCAGTTTCCAGCTTAACTCTAACGTAGAGCAAGTGGATGTAGTTTTAGCAGATGGAAAAACAGGTGAAGATATTGGTTATGTCGGATATTTCAATGGAAGTGACTTACAAGTCGGTGTCCCTTACGGTCTATATGGATACGGAGGCAATTATTATCCATTTACAGGAGATGAGGACTATCCAGTTCATTTAAAGGAAACGTTCGCAGAACAGGGACACTATAAATTGAAATTTATTGCTACAAATGAAAAAGGCAATACTTTCACTGAAGTAGATGACATATTTGTCGATAATAATAAACCAGAATTTAATACGAGTATTGATGATCAGCTAGTTTATGAATTTTCTGAAGGACAAGAAACCTACCCAGTAAGTGGAACATTGATTGACAATGAAGTAGGAGATATTCAAGCCGCAGGTATCAATATTAGTCAGGCAGATAATTTCATTTATGAATATTTGTACACGATGTTACCTGATTATCGTATTTTCCCAGAAGAAGATGGCACTTTTGAAATGGAAGTCCCTCTTGTTAGACCAACAAATAATATAGCAAGTTTGGATGCCCTAGATGCTGCGACGAACAAAACTGTGAAAAGAACGTATCATTTTGTTCCCGAAGGTACTTCCTATATGATAGGAGTCTACAGTAAAAAGTCCGCGAAACCTGGAGACATTGTTACGTTTACGATGACTGCCAATAATGTTAGACAATTAAAAGAAGCAAAATTCACGTTATATTTTACAGATTCAATGGAAATTCTCGATATTAAGGAAAATGATGCATTATCCAATTATGATGTAGACCTACAAACTGATTTGTCTATTGGCTCCACCTCCAATGCAAAAGTGGATCTTATCCTGACTGGAGATCAAGAAATCACAGGGGAAATGCCATTGTTAGATGTTACATTTAAAGTAACCGATAAGAGATGGACGGACTTCGCAGGATTTAACTTTACAAGCAATCGATACATTGACACAAATGGAGACACCATTACAGCACAAGGATATATGGAAGGACTTAAATTGCTTAATCAAACAGGAATCATCAGTGGTGGCTTTGTTGGGCAAGGATTCTTAAAACCGGATACATCCGTTGATTTTTCCCGAGACTATACAAAAGTCGGTGCTTCCGTTGAACTAATAAGTCCGGACGGAACCAAATCTACGGCTAATGTTACTACAAGAGCAGGTTTCAGCTTCCATAACATACCGATAAATGCCGAGCCATATACGTTAAAGGTGAATATTCCCGGTCACTTCCCTTATTTTAAAGATATTATGGTGAATAAAGAGGAAGATGGAGAAATTACAGGATCTTTAACTTCCATTACTGCGTTTACGTATGCAGGTGATGTGAATCAAGACGATGTAATTGATATTTTTGATGTTCTATATCTAAAAGAAAAATGGCAGTCTGGTGATCGTTCTGCAGATATCAACTTAGATGGCATTGTGGATGAGAAGGATTGGAGTTATGTGGAAGAGAACTACCTCATGCGAAATCACACTTTAGATGAATTAAAGGATGTTGTTCTGAGCCATGAAGGCATGACCCTTGAGAAAGTGAAAAAGGAATTAGGGATTACTAATCCGTAACCCAAATCAAAAATACGCTAGGCTCTCCTAGTAAAAGATGACCTCTGTAATGAACAGGGGTCATCTTTTTTAATTTCTATTCCTATTAACCCCCCCCCACATAAGCTTCGTGGGGGGACATTAGTTAATTTAAATCAGCTAATATATCATCTAGTGTTCTTCCGGACTCAATTTCTGATGGTTCTCTGGAAGCTTCCACAGTCGGATTTTTCAGTAAATAATTCTTTTGGATGAAGCTCATATCTTTGTGATCCACTACACCATCAAAGTTGATATCTGCGTTTCTGTCATTAGATCCCCATTGCTCTTCGAGATAGACAGCATCCAAGATATCGATGACGCCATCCTTATTCACGTCTCCTGCAATTGCCCCAAGAAAATTCAAGAATTTTTTCTCTCCTAAATGCCTAGTTTCTCTACCGATGGTAAAACTCTTCTTAACAGTAAAGTGTCCTGGTATATCAAGAAGGAGGAACATTTTTTCCTGAGTGGAGGGTAATCCTAGGATGCTAAATTGAGCATCCTCTTTAATTTCAGCGGGATATTCATTACCTTCGTTATCCAATACCCGAATATTCGCCCCTAATGCAAAATAGTCGATATGTGTAGAGAGTAAATTTCCAAACCCATTCCTTTCATATACCGCTTCTCCATTAATATTCCCCTGCAATTCAGAGTAGCTTGACCAAACTTTAACTGGTGGTGAAATAGAAGAAACGGATACCTTTGAGTTATCTGCTTTTGTTAATGATACCGAGTTTGCGATAAGTGGAAAATAATCACTTACAAACGCATCATCCTTAATAGTTACATTAACGTTTAATAAGGTGGTTACGTCTTCTAGGTTAGGTTCAGTCGTCGTTAATGTGATAAAGGTGCCATTATCTGAATCAGTGGTTTCAAGGTGAACCTTTTCCTTCCATTCCTCCACTACAGAGATTTCTTTGATATCTATCACATCTTTATTGTATTGGTAGGAAAAGCTTAGGTTCTTCCACGGATCAAGATTATTTGTACGGAATGCAAAATCCATGTTATCACCTGACAAGGTTTCTTTTTGCGTCGGAATACTAGCAACGTATGGTGCTCCTTTTCTTACAAGGTGGTAGTTTTTTTGTAAAGATGCAATACCTGCTCGGTCTCTTCCTAGGATACTTAAGTTCATTACGTTTAAGTGACTCGGAAAAGAAGCATTGATAGCAAATTCACCATCATCACTTAAAGGAGTATTTTGCCAAAAACTGCTACTCTTATATCTTACCGAGTTATTTCCTTGATTTACATCAATGCCTGTTGTCTTAGCTGATTCAACTTGATTATCATGGATGCTTCCTTCCAATAGATAAGTGGTATTTTCAGGTTCCACTTCAATAATTTCTGTTTCTACATCCATTTCTAATGTTGGCATTTCTTTATCAATGATAATTGGCATATTCATCAAAAGCTCATCTCCATCATCTTTGATAAAAATAAATTTTAAATAATACGACCCTGGAGTTGCTTTAATCGTTTCATAAGTAATCGGTGAGTTAGCATCATTGGTAAAAGGGTAATATTCCCCGTTGGAGAACGCGTAAAATGAATACGGCCTTTCCACTTGTAGAAAAGCTCCATCCATGCTTCCTACAAAACCTAATTCATCCCCAGTATTTGCGTCCGTTAAATATACATCAATATTTCTCATGTGTGAATAGAGGGAAAACTTGGCATTCAGGGCAGTCGGACCACCACTATAGTTTTCTCTAATGGTTGATAAGGTGTCATTCGCCGTTAAGTACTCTATACCATCTTTCGAGAGTCTAAATGCGAAAGGAACTTGGTATCTATTTGATTCATCTTCCACATTTGTGAAGGTAATAGTACCTTCATAAACTCCTTCACCCGCCGTCTTCGGTATAGTTAAGAATATATTATTTGTTACTTGTTTATTAGCTGCAATACTAACTGATTTTTTTGTATTCACTTTTACTCCATTTTTCGCACCATCCTTTGAACCGCGAATTCCTACATGGAATTGTGAATCAATATTAAAAGTCACTTTCTTATCTAGATGATTAGTAATGGTAATACTTGCATCCTCTCGATGGTGAGAATCATTAGTAATAAGTGTTCCTAAAGCTAATGCACCCGTTACGGATGGAACCCATTTTTTCTTACCATCTACGAATGTCTCGGTTTTATCCATCACTTTAATGGTCACAGAAGCTGTTTCTGCCTTCCAAGCATTGACTCTACCAGCCCCGATATCAAAGACACTGTTCGAACCATTAATTGGCTCTGCTGAATTCATTAAAAGCGCTTTGATATCTCCAGGAGTTAGAGAAGGGTTTGCTTCTAATAACAAAGCAGCAATCCCTGCGACATAAGGGGTTGCCATTGATGTGCCAGATAATTTCGCATATGCCGAGGAATAATCTTTTTCTTTCCCACCATAGAAATGTGGTACAGTGGATAATATATTTCCGCCAGGCGCAACAATTTCTGGTTTTATATCATACGTAAGTCTGGCTGGCCCACGTGAACTGAAAGAAGACAGCGTATCATCTTGAACAACCACAGTTGGAACTAATTTAGTAAAAGTAAAAGTCATATCATCTACTGCTAGAATTTGTTTAATTTTATCTCCTTGCACCCCTCGCAAATGATAGGTAGGTACAAAGTTTTCATTTTCGCGATATACACCCCCATTAAAATTCCCGTTACCTGGCGTATAACTGAACACTACTGCTGCACCATGTTCTTTAGCAATCGCAATTTTCTCATCTGTACGAATAGAACCCGTTTTTATCAAGACTATTTTTCCATTTACATCTATATTTTCATAATCGCTTTGCATTCCATTCCCAGCATCTATTACCTCGTAGGTTTTCCCTTCTAATGACCCAGGTGAATCCTCCACTCCAGCAGTTGCATATTGAACTTCACTCGACTCTTTGCCTTCCTCATATAAGAATTCTCCTTCAAAATCTGGATATGCAACCATCGTGTCAGTAGACCCAACGGTAATATTCAAAGCAGAAGCAGCAGGAGATCCGATCGAATATAACGAAGAACCAGTATTCCCTGCAGCGGAAACGGTTGTAACGCCTGCAAGTACGGCATTATTAAGGGCCACGGAAAAGGGAGATAGTGGATCATTTATGTTATTCCCTAACGATAAATTGATAATATCCATTTCTGCTCGAACAGAATATTCAATTCCTGCTAATATGTCTTCCATTGTCCCTGTTCCATATGGCCCTAAAACACGGTAAGCATATAATTCCACTCCCGGTGCTACACCCAATACGGATAAAGGCGAATCATTTTTATTCTGACCTGCTATGATTCCGGCAACATGTGTACCATGGGAAGTATAATAGGCGTTAGAGCCGAGAGTTTCTGGAAAGCCCGATTCATGCCAATCTGAATAGGTAGCCTCCATTGGATCATCATCTTCATCAACGAAGTCATACCCGCCATGATATACATCCTGTAAATCTGGGTGATGATAATCTATACCCGTATCTAGTACAGCTACTTTAACCCCTTTGCCAGTTAGCCCTTTTTCATGTAATTTGTTTACTCCTGTCAATTCAAGTGGATGCTTCCCGTCATATGCTTGTCGTGTTACATTCTCCTTGTTTTCAGGTAAATCTAATTGAATTGTTTCGTTTTCCCAAATGTTTTTTATCACTTTCGATTTTAATAGTTTTGGAATATCAGAGGTTGGTAAATGAACGGTCACCCCATTAAACGCTTCTTTATAGCTTTTTGTAACTTCTCCGTCGATATTTAATTCTACTAGATCTTCAGCAAATATTTTGTGATCTTTCTCCACTAACTGCTGCCCTTCCTCAATGGAGGCAGTCTCCCCCTCTGCTTCTTTAATAGCTACTGCTGTTTTTGGAGTGAAATGGTTGAATTCCACAATAATGGAGATTTCTTCATCACTGGAATAATCAAGGTCACCAGGAAGGTTCACTTCTGAAGTTACCGAAGACGTTAAATCGTTAATGGCCCTTCTTTTTTCTGGTGATAGTGATGTCATCGCATCCTCTATCCCTATATTCCCCTCTGCTACAACTGTGTTAGGATTCGAAATGGCTGGTGTAATACTACTTATGAATAATGCACCAACCAACATCAATCCTACGATTTTTTTCCTTTTCAAATGCCTCTCCCCCAACTTGTTCGTACTGATTACCTCAGTCATTACTAGTAATTCGTCGAAATTTGAATGATTCCTATTGGGGGAATTTTTTAGGTGAAAAGTATGAAGAGGGGATTAATGATTATAAAAACGAGCTGAAAAGTCGCAAGTGATTTTCCCAACAAAAAAACCACACCCGAATTTCATCGTGTGTGGTTTATATTTTATTTTATTCGTACTTCCTTATTGAATATTCAGCTCGTTTAAGATCTTTTCTAACGTTTGTCCTTTATAATTTTTCTTAGGTTTTGGCGCATTTTGGATGGTCGGATTTTGCATGGAGTAGTTGTTCACAACAAATGCGATATCCTTTTCATCTACGATGCCGTCATAGTTAATATCGGCTTCGCGCTTATTAGTACCCCAATGCGTTTGGATGTACACTGCGTCCATGACATCGATGACATCATCTTTATTGACATCCCCAGCGATCGCAGTTTTGTAAGGCAGATATTTTCTTTGGCTGGTTACTTTGCCATCATCATGGAATCCAACGTTAAATGTATTGTGCACAGTAAAATGCCCAGGGACATCAAGCTCGAACTGGAATTCTTCATCTGTTAATGGTAAATGCGGAATATCATAGCCTGTTGATTGAGATGCAAATTTTCCTAGATACACCTTGTCGTCCTTACCTGTTGCCTGAACTTTGACACCGGCCTTCTTGTAATCTTTCAAGTTTGGAGTTCCACTCGGATTCATAAATGCTTCTGCAGCAACAGGACCGTAAACCATTGAATACGTTGTTTTGACAAAGATCATCGGATTTGCACTCAATGCTTCCTTCTTTTCATTATTCGTATCGGTGTAAGAGGCAGTCATATATCTGGCATAAAAAATAGGAGCTTGCGAATAGTTGTCGTCTTTCATCTTAAACTCAATATTCGCTAATGAAAGGTCACCAGACAATGCCGGCATTCCTTCCTTCGTTGTTACTGTGACGATCAGTTTGTTGTAATCCCCAAATACCTTTTGATCTTCTACTTTTATATCAACTGCATCACTAACGCTGCTGTGCGACGTTACAATCGGTTCAGTCAAGGTAGTATTATACTGAACCAACGTGTACACAGCTTCTCTTACATTCTTTACATTATCTAGAGTTAAAGTCGTTTGTACAGACTCTCCCATATTTGCAAATATTTTTTCAGCCTGCATATTTGCGTGCGGCTCTCCTTCACGGATAAAGTAGATCATTCTACTATTATTCCATGTTTGATTGGAGGCAGCATCTCTCCCGTAAAACCAAAGTTGCATAGGTCTTGTTTGATTGATAGGAATATCAACAGAGAAAGTGCCATCTTCATTAACTGGAATCTGTACCGGTCGGCCACCAAGTTGATCATGATAAAACATTTCGTTACTTCCTTGTGAAACATCAAATCCTGCGGCCTTCATATCTTCCGTTTCTTTATCGAAAATAGAACCCGTCACGTTTATCGTAGTTTCTTCAGTGGTGTATTCATATACATCCTCTTTTATATTAAGATCAAGTTCCGGTGCGATACTCTCAATATAAATGGTAGATTCTTTAGAGAAAGCTTTTCCTGAATCATTCGTCCCTACGAATTTCAATTTATAAGATCCTTGCTTAGCTAATTTCGGGTTATAAGCGATTGGCTTGTCCACATCACCAGTAAATGGATAGTAATACCCTTCAAATACATGCTTAATGCCAAGATCAACCTTCTCATTCATCAACATACCATCATATGTTCCGATAAATCCTAACTCTTCATTCGTTTTTCCATCCACTAAAAACACATCGAGTGTACGCATATGGGATGTTAAATTCAAATATACATCTGTGTACCGTCTTGCCGCATTATAATCTTTCGTAGTTGTAATTTCTTTATTAAGTATTTCTACAAACTCGATTCCTTCCTTTGTCGTGCGGATAGCAAACGGGACTTGATATGTCTCTTCCGGATTTACTTGGTTTGTATAGGTAATATAGCCTTCATACGTTCCTAGCGCTGCCGTTTTGGGAATCGTAATGAACACATTCGTTTTCTTTTTCCCATTTCCATTCACTTTTACTTTCTTATCTGTTGAAATTTGAACACCGTTAGCATCTGCGTCGTTTGATGTTCGATAATCGTTTTGGAATCGTCCTTCCAATACTTGAAACTCTATATTTACATCAAATGTTTTTGCTTGTTTACTATTGTTGTAGATAGTAAGAGAACGTTGATCTGTCAAATTGGTTCCATCCGGTGCAAAGGTTCCAAAACTGATTGCCCCCGTTTTATCTTTTACCATCTTATAATTACCTTTTTTATCTAATTGCCCTTGTGTTTCATCGCTTACTTCGATTCGGCTTTGAGAATGAATTGCTTCGTAAGGATTCACTACACCTGCTCCCACTTCATATACGCTATATTCTCCGTTTAGTGGATCTGCCGTGTTCATCAATACTTGCTTCACTTGTTCAGGAGTGAAATCTGGGTTCGCTTGTAATAATAATGCCGCTACCCCAGCCACATTCGGGCTTGCCATCGATGTTCCTGATAGTCTTTTATAGGCATATTGATAGTTTCCTATTTGGTCTTCCCCATGCATATACGAAGGTACTGTAGAGAAAACAGATACGCCTGGTGCTATTACTTCCGGCTTGATATCATATGTCGTACGAGCCGGTCCA
Proteins encoded in this region:
- a CDS encoding S8 family serine peptidase, with translation MDKSKLFKSVTVVGLSLSLLFSTISYSPEKVSGETLGKTTSSSMEILNNLTDAQRKAMKYLELNDKTGLQLPPAVNLDTDEEISVILEFHQKPVKVAQLIASLKGEEVSESKAKSNINLEQKKFKEELSGIFKDSGKSDSYSIKYQYSEIFNGMAITLPANKIKTVLQTGTVKTIWGNETININPPDLSEVANLGITTQMADSNPHLGIDRLHEEGLTGKGIKIGVIDTGIDYNHPDLRDAYKGGYDFVDNDEDPMETTYENWKSTYKPEFSGGNSYYTNHGTHVSGIIAGQGSNNSDYATNGVAPDADIYAYRVLGPYGSGATENVLKGIDQAVEDGMDIINLSLGASINDPYFPTSVAVNNAVLSGVTAVVAAGNTGDASYTLGSPASSALALTVGASDTPLEILTYEGKLSSQPISLQLLGKHYSDKAEDFKGQTLPITDVGLGRSEDYSGKDVKDKIVLVRRGEISLNDKIKHAQLNEAKAIFMYNNEEDGHIPYFLGENKDFIPTFSLTKKDGEILLEEMELSEEFIFGELGTVQTEGDRLADFSSRGPSKFNYDIKPEVIAPGVGIQSTVPSYMVNPENVDNYEYAYQRLSGTSMAAPQVAGIAALLLESNQELQPEDIKTILMNTADPLNGDYSVFEVGAGRVDPYEAVHSTMLFQVIDETTNISDGDSMIIDEKTGSISFGLQYNDGKHIRDHRTMEVSNHDKDKKSFVGKVEFTNQSLDAKKNGVQVQFDKKISINPGKSKKTNAFVLIPKTAESGFYEGYITYENINDSNETFQVPFSIRVAEEGFDFLAIDKQVLTTNPGGSYFGSFPVATFSFQLNSNVEQVDVVLADGKTGEDIGYVGYFNGSDLQVGVPYGLYGYGGNYYPFTGDEDYPVHLKETFAEQGHYKLKFIATNEKGNTFTEVDDIFVDNNKPEFNTSIDDQLVYEFSEGQETYPVSGTLIDNEVGDIQAAGINISQADNFIYEYLYTMLPDYRIFPEEDGTFEMEVPLVRPTNNIASLDALDAATNKTVKRTYHFVPEGTSYMIGVYSKKSAKPGDIVTFTMTANNVRQLKEAKFTLYFTDSMEILDIKENDALSNYDVDLQTDLSIGSTSNAKVDLILTGDQEITGEMPLLDVTFKVTDKRWTDFAGFNFTSNRYIDTNGDTITAQGYMEGLKLLNQTGIISGGFVGQGFLKPDTSVDFSRDYTKVGASVELISPDGTKSTANVTTRAGFSFHNIPINAEPYTLKVNIPGHFPYFKDIMVNKEEDGEITGSLTSITAFTYAGDVNQDDVIDIFDVLYLKEKWQSGDRSADINLDGIVDEKDWSYVEENYLMRNHTLDELKDVVLSHEGMTLEKVKKELGITNP
- a CDS encoding S8 family serine peptidase, translating into MKRKKIVGLMLVGALFISSITPAISNPNTVVAEGNIGIEDAMTSLSPEKRRAINDLTSSVTSEVNLPGDLDYSSDEEISIIVEFNHFTPKTAVAIKEAEGETASIEEGQQLVEKDHKIFAEDLVELNIDGEVTKSYKEAFNGVTVHLPTSDIPKLLKSKVIKNIWENETIQLDLPENKENVTRQAYDGKHPLELTGVNKLHEKGLTGKGVKVAVLDTGIDYHHPDLQDVYHGGYDFVDEDDDPMEATYSDWHESGFPETLGSNAYYTSHGTHVAGIIAGQNKNDSPLSVLGVAPGVELYAYRVLGPYGTGTMEDILAGIEYSVRAEMDIINLSLGNNINDPLSPFSVALNNAVLAGVTTVSAAGNTGSSLYSIGSPAASALNITVGSTDTMVAYPDFEGEFLYEEGKESSEVQYATAGVEDSPGSLEGKTYEVIDAGNGMQSDYENIDVNGKIVLIKTGSIRTDEKIAIAKEHGAAVVFSYTPGNGNFNGGVYRENENFVPTYHLRGVQGDKIKQILAVDDMTFTFTKLVPTVVVQDDTLSSFSSRGPARLTYDIKPEIVAPGGNILSTVPHFYGGKEKDYSSAYAKLSGTSMATPYVAGIAALLLEANPSLTPGDIKALLMNSAEPINGSNSVFDIGAGRVNAWKAETASVTIKVMDKTETFVDGKKKWVPSVTGALALGTLITNDSHHREDASITITNHLDKKVTFNIDSQFHVGIRGSKDGAKNGVKVNTKKSVSIAANKQVTNNIFLTIPKTAGEGVYEGTITFTNVEDESNRYQVPFAFRLSKDGIEYLTANDTLSTIRENYSGGPTALNAKFSLYSHMRNIDVYLTDANTGDELGFVGSMDGAFLQVERPYSFYAFSNGEYYPFTNDANSPITYETIKATPGSYYLKFIFIKDDGDELLMNMPIIIDKEMPTLEMDVETEIIEVEPENTTYLLEGSIHDNQVESAKTTGIDVNQGNNSVRYKSSSFWQNTPLSDDGEFAINASFPSHLNVMNLSILGRDRAGIASLQKNYHLVRKGAPYVASIPTQKETLSGDNMDFAFRTNNLDPWKNLSFSYQYNKDVIDIKEISVVEEWKEKVHLETTDSDNGTFITLTTTEPNLEDVTTLLNVNVTIKDDAFVSDYFPLIANSVSLTKADNSKVSVSSISPPVKVWSSYSELQGNINGEAVYERNGFGNLLSTHIDYFALGANIRVLDNEGNEYPAEIKEDAQFSILGLPSTQEKMFLLLDIPGHFTVKKSFTIGRETRHLGEKKFLNFLGAIAGDVNKDGVIDILDAVYLEEQWGSNDRNADINFDGVVDHKDMSFIQKNYLLKNPTVEASREPSEIESGRTLDDILADLN